In Diorhabda carinulata isolate Delta chromosome 6, icDioCari1.1, whole genome shotgun sequence, a single genomic region encodes these proteins:
- the LOC130895318 gene encoding tigger transposable element-derived protein 4-like produces MCDFAKRMYKTLTLAEKVAISREAEKGVKKKSKIAEEFQIPRNTLSTFLKNKEKIISDFSQSSQSRKRCRGPENEGVEGCVKKWFKQARDKKVPVSGLIIQAKAQQVASSLNCHNFKASNGWLRNFKDRNDILMKAVCGEKAVVDMSKAEEWMQTTLQEKIKEVEPRNIFNVDETALFYECTPNKTFAFKGEDCSSGKLSKLRVTVLVGANVDGSEKLPLLVIGKSANPRCFKNVKTKPCEYQANKKAWMTQDIFENWLLKLDKKFYREKRKVLMFVDNCSAHNSIPDLENIEVVFFSPNMTSVLQPMDQGIINSFKIHYRSILVREVLDEQVTLSKNQVKVNILQALRMCADAWRQVSATTIKNGFRKAGFIRGEETSIKFEESILEEAKLDQDFINIDQNVAICGELSDFEILNEVQGSTAVELSDDEEENQEQLSSSVAPTPNEALEFLAKLREFAESRQDVDEDIFAAISKITRFASKEKIWLTK; encoded by the coding sequence ATGTGTGATTTTGCTAAAAGAATGTACAAAACTCTGACTTTAGCAGAAAAAGTTGCTATCTCAAGAGAAGCTGAAAAGGGCGTGAAGAAGAAGTCGAAGATAGCCGAAGAGTTCCAGATTCCTCGCAATACTCTTTCGACTTTTCTGAAGAATAAAGAGAAGATTATCAGTGACTTTTCTCAATCATCTCAAAGTAGAAAGAGGTGTAGAGGACCAGAAAATGAAGGCGTGGAAGGATGTGTCAAGAAATGGTTCAAGCAAGCTCGTGATAAGAAAGTTCCAGTGAGTGGGCTAATTATTCAAGCAAAAGCTCAACAAGTTGCTAGCAGTTTGAATTGTCACAACTTCAAAGCTAGCAATGGTTGGCTGCGCAATTTTAAGGATCGCAATGACATATTGATGAAGGCTGTCTGCGGCGAGAAGGCGGTCGTCGATATGTCAAAAGCGGAAGAGTGGATGCAAACGACGCTgcaagaaaaaatcaaagaagtGGAGCCTAGGAACATTTTCAACGTTGACGAGACTGCTCTTTTCTACGAGTGCACGCCAAACAAGACTTTCGCCTTCAAGGGAGAAGATTGCAGCAGTGGGAAGTTGAGTAAACTGCGCGTAACTGTTCTTGTAGGAGCCAACGTGGACGGCAGTGAAAAGCTTCCGCTGCTTGTTATTGGAAAATCTGCTAATCCACGTTGTTTCAAAAACGTCAAAACGAAGCCATGCGAGTATCAAGCTAACAAGAAAGCTTGGATGActcaagatatttttgaaaattggctcCTTAAGTTGGACAAGAAATTCTACAGAGAGAAGAGAAAAGTGCTGATGTTCGTGGATAACTGCAGTGCCCACAATTCCATTCCGGATTTAGAAAACATCGAAGTGGTGTTTTTCTCGCCAAACATGACGTCCGTTCTTCAACCGATGGATCAAGGAATCATCAACTCTTTCAAGATTCACTACAGGTCAATTCTAGTGCGCGAGGTGTTGGACGAGCAAGTTACACTCAGCAAAAACCAAGTGAAGGTCAACATTCTGCAAGCCTTGAGGATGTGTGCAGATGCCTGGCGACAAGTAAGCGCAACGACGATCAAAAATGGATTTAGGAAGGCAGGATTCATCCGTGGCGAAGAAACTTCAATCAAGTTCGAGGAAAGCATCCTGGAAGAGGCAAAGCTGGACCAAGATTTCATCAACATCGACCAAAATGTAGCCATTTGCGGCGAACTatctgattttgaaattttgaacgaGGTCCAAGGATCTACGGCTGTGGAGTTATCAGACGACGAAGAAGAAAATCAAGAGCAGCTTTCATCCTCAGTAGCTCCAACTCCCAATGAAGCGCTGGAATTTTTAGCAAAATTGAGGGAATTTGCAGAGTCGCGACAAGACGTCGATGAAGATATTTTCGCAGCGATCAGCAAAATCACTCGATttgcttcaaaggaaaaaatc